GGCCTATCCTGGGGGCTCTCAGGTGCCCTGGGGGTGATCCAGTGGGGTTGCCTCAGGGCCCGGGCTCCAGCCCCCTCCTGGAGGACCAGGCTCGTCCTCCGGGTGAGATGTACCCAGGGTAGTGGATGAGCAGACCCGAGGATCTGCACAGGAATCCTCACTCCTCCTCTGGTATTTCATTCAGAATATGTTCAAAGAAACAATCTTACTTCATCTTCATGAGAGGAGGTGATTTTTTCAACTAAATGGAAGTATCATTAATAGAACCGCACAATTAAAAGAAATCATTACGGAGGAATTGCCTTGGGGCTTCTTACATCTTgcataggaaaatatttttattagaacGAATCCTTTTGCAGATTACCAAAATGGTCTCTAACAAAAGATGACGACGGGTGTAGTTAGAGATTAAGAGTTTTAAAAGATGTGAAGGAAAAATAtgagccccccccccgccccaagctTATTTTAAGACACTTCATTTTCTTCCCCTGAGAGCAGATCATTTCATAGTGATACcgctttattttgtaaattagttATTTGACAAGTTAGTTGACTACATTATTCTCTTAACACTCCTAGTTACAACCAGAGATGCTGAAAAGTGCTTTGCAAGGCTGATGCGTGCATCAGTGCTCTCTGCCAGCAGTGACGGGCAGAGAGGTGGTTGGACTTCAGAGGGCTGCAGAGATAAATGTTTCACTGTGTTATGCTCTAAGTAGAAAGCGTCCCTCAAGATTTATATTGGGAGTATTGATGAGTGTTTCCTCATAGTGGGcttgggtggggggtgagggagtCAAGTTGTTCAGAAAGCCATAAAATAAGCCCCATGAATGCTTCCGTATCATACAAGTTTTCCATAAAGTAACATATTTAGGTGTGATTGACACCTTAAGATTGTGTTCTTAGTTCTTTAGAGGATCTGGGAAAATACATACCACAAAGGAACTTGATTCTGCTCATTGTGTGAAAAATTTGTGGAGCATTTATAATCAGAGTATCTATTTATATGGCTGATCTAGAAGTATTTctaggctttttgtttgttttagttaaaaaataagcCTGTGTTTAATGGGTTGAACTTCATACACATTCCATGCGCAGGAGAATGGGTTTTCAAATATATTGGTTggcaaaaataagataaacatgttgactttttaaaaaatatcttcgtGTCTACTGCCGTTTCTTGCCcatcttttcagtttttgaaGAGTTGGGTGCTTGTTGAAGTGTTAGGAGAGATTGATAGAATTCTGAAGGTTTGCTTCATTGCAAAAGAGGCGTATTAGACGTCACCGATGCCGTAGCCTAAAGCAGCAAAGGGATTCTCAGGAACCCACTGGCATTTCATGAACTGGGAACGACCCGCATTTCTGCACTCGTCTAGTGTTTCCGGGGTTTGGGTATAAGTGATGCCAGCCGGGCGTGATCGGGAGGCGGTCTCCCCGCTGGGAAGGCGGCGGGAGGAGGTGGCGCGTGGGAACCCTCTGCCGCTCTTTCTCCGTGCGCGGGGCGCGGGCCTCGTGCGGCCGCCGGGATCGCCTCCCTCCCGGGCGGGCGGCGGGGTGCCCTGGGGCGGGGGCGCGCGGCTCCGCCGTTGCTGCAGCCGTGATGTCACTCGCCCATCCTAACCCGCGGTTGGTTGTTGTGTGTTTCAGCTCTGCCTGCAGTCGAACACAAAGACCTGGAGGAGACTCCCACATCCTTcggggaggagaaaggaggcgGCGAAGCAGCTGAAAGGAACTTGGGGCTTGGGGCCTTTCCGCACCGGGCGGCCGGCGAGGCGGCGAGGAAACTAAAGCCACGGGGCGGTGAACGAGCCGGGAGATGAGGCgctgccgccgctgctgctgctgctgccgccgccgccgctgacACTCGGTTCCGGACCGTCCGCTGCCCTTTGTGCCGCCCGCACATGTGTCTGCCCGGCGCATCCGGAGGCGCGCAGACGAGCATCCACCACGGCCGCCGGGGAGAGAGCGCCCGCCATGCCCACGGAGAGCCTACAGACAGGTAGCATGGTGAAGCCGGTCAGCCCCGCCGGCACCTTCACGTCGGCCGTGCCCCTGCGCATCCTCAACAAGGGGCCCGACTACTTTCGCCGGCAGGCGGAGCCCAACCCCAAGCGACTCAGCGCTGTGGAGCGGCTGGAGGCCGACAAGGCCAAGTACGTCAAGAGCCAGGAGGTCATCAACGCCAAGCAGGAGCCCGTGAAGCCTGCCGTGCTGGCCAAGCCCCCCGTGTGCCCGGGCGCCAAGCGCGCGCTCGGCAGCCCCACGCTCAAGGGCTTCGGCGGCGGCGCCAAGAGCGAGGGCGGCGCGCCGCGCGAGACCCTGAAGCTCGAGATCCTCAAGAACATCCTCAACAGCTCGGAGGGCTCGAGCGCGGGCTCGGGCCACAAGCACGGCGCGCGGAACTGGCCGGCGCCGCGCGCCGACGCGGCCGAGCTGCACCGGCACTCGTTCGCCGAGTCGCTGCGCGTGCGCCCCACGCCCGGCCGCGGCAGCCCGCAGGAGGGCGGCTCGCACGTGGGCCGGAGGCCGCTCGAGCCCGCCCCCGACTCCTTCCTGCACGTGTCGCACAGCTCCTCGGACATCCGCAAGGTGACGGGCGCAAAGCCCCTGAAGGCCATCCCCTGCAGCAGCTCCGCCCCGCCGCTGCCCCCCAAGCCCAAGGTCGCCGCCCCGGCCGCGGTCAGGTCCCCCGAGGCCGAGGCGGCCGAGCCGGCCTGCGGGGTGGGCCGGAGACCCTCGCTCCAGCGGTCCAAGTCGGACCTGAGCGACAGGTACTTCCGAGTGGACGCCGACGTGGAGCGCTTCTTCAACTACTGCGGACTGGACCCCGAGGAGCTGGAAACCCTGGGCATGGAGAACTTCGCCCGCGCCAACTCCGACATCATCTCCCTCAACTTCCGCAGCGCCAGCATGATCAGCTCGGACTGTGAACAGTCTCAGGACAGTAACAGTGACCTTAGAAACGATGACAGTGCCAATGACCGGGTGCCCTATGGCATCTCCGCGATCGAGAGAAACGCTCGCATCATCAAGTGGTTGTATAGCATCAAACAAGCCAGAGAGTCGCAGAAGGTGTCCCACGTGTAAGAGGAAGAGCGCGCAGCGGAGGGAGGGGGGGGGTCTCTGTCCGTGCCTCGGCAGTTATGGAGGTTGTGAGGTCTCCTTGCAGTGTTGTGAGCTTCTCCACTCTCTTTGTGTTGCTTGTTGTGCAATGTCTTTCAAGTTGCATGCCCGCCAACGTGGGGACTGACCTGGCGTCCTCGGCCACCATCGCTGCAGAACCTGGCCGATCGCTCGCCATCCGCCAAAAGTCCCAGGCCAGATTCACACTAGGGCTTCGATCTTCAGCAAAACTGTTTACAAGGAAAACGGTATACAACTTCTCCAATATTTATGTGGTTCCTGTGTTTTTATATCCCGCGCTATAGTGTCTTAATTAAAAGTTTTATCCACTGGCTTTTAAGTTGGGAGTAGcatctttttgaaataaaaaaaaaaaagccaatctgccTACACTGGAGACCGAAACAGTGGGGAAATAAATGGGGTCTGCTTACCAAACAGATAGTGACTGACCCGAGAGAGAACCGGGCTGGGCTTTCTGAGGAAGAAAGTGGGGACCCTGGTGTTAATCATGTAGGTATTGACATCCGCTCGTCTCGTACTCAAGTAAGGGTTGGGGCGGCGGTGCTATGTACGTTTTGTGTCCGATTCGGTGTGTAAATGTTGGTGGTTCTGTGTAATGCTGACCCCAAGGAAAGACAATCAATGAAGGTGATTAAATCCGGAGGTTGGGTGTTGGCGGGGTTTGTTGATATTGTTCTGATTTAGGTTGATTCAGAAATTTCTACTGTTAATCTTTTGACAGAATGGCCACCCTAGAGCTGATactgaatgtctttttttttttttttttaagtttgttttttggtCAAGAACTAATCCCATGCGgattctcttccctccctttgttgttgttgttgataaagggagaggggagtggggCTTGGGCAGGTGGGAGCTATCTGAAGACATGAACACAAATGGAAATACCAGCCATATCGGTATAGACCCTCCCATTCACAAGTCAATACCTTTGGTAGCTGAACCAGATCTGAGCAGCATGACCGTGCCCTCGCGCGTATGTTAATCCGTCAGGTTGTGGACCTTTGTTACGCTCTAGGTAACCAGAAACACAACTCTAGGTAGCTTTAAGAGCCTGTGGTCCCTAGAGCTGCATATCAGCTTGTTCCTTTTCTCCCATAACCTGTCCTCCAGGTGGTCTAGTTAGGAGTCCATCAGCTGCTGTAGCAGAGAGGTCCACCTACAGTGCCCAGCTTCCTTGCTCTTGTAGACACGCTCTGGAGCTCCCAGCAGCACCACCTTAGGCTTCATCAGCTAATAGGACACTTTCTACGGTGTAAATGCTGTAAGACTTTGTACATACTTCAATTGTTATGAaatctttaagaagaaaaaaaggaaaagttactcTAATAAATAGCTCTGGTGCAGGCACTCATGGTGGTGGTTTCTTTGTCCCTTCCTTTGCTCCCTCCATGGAATTTTCACCTTGGACCGTGAGCCAGAAGCAGATTTTTGATGGTCTTGAAGGAGCAGCATTTTATTAAGTTATTTTCGCCATGACACAGTTATTCTGAACAGCTGTGTTCTGCATTGTGTGCGTTTTGCTAAAATAGTTGCATCGAGGTTCCTAAGATATGCTGCTGCCGCTTTACTTAGTTCACACTTTCagcattttcatcttttcttaaaCATCAGAATTTTTCACATCTTCCACCAAACTCTtcagttgtaaatatttgtgaGTTCTGACGGTAGAGACATACTTTTGAAATTTATAGCCTTGTTCTTATTTGTACAAGTCCAAGTCATTAACATTACATGTGTTCAGACACTggtccactcattcattcattcatccattcctctTTCAAAGGGGTGTTCGTTGAGTGATTCCCTTTTCAGGCCTCACCGTTGACCCGGGACTGCTGTGGTCAACAACACAGTGTTTGCCTCAAGGAATTTagattttcacttttactttAAGAGAAGAATCATTCCTCTCAATGGACATGTCTTACCTCCTGTTATTAGGACATTGAGTATTCAACAGGTATTTAATGAATCAAGTTATCTGAAGATTAACATTTCCTTTAAAGTTCCATATAACATGTaaaagaaaggattatttttaaagtttcagaaaCAAACGATATGATTCCCAACTCTTACTGTTCACAAAcgttttccttttgaaaatcaaatttgGTTCCTTGACTCTCCactgattttgaatttttctgGTTCTCTGCTTAACTTCTAGTTCAACTAGAGCTCTACTTTCCGTAAGAAAGACTTTGAAATACTGCTATGAGTGGTGATACTACAATGCATTCAAGATAATAGGatgaaagttttatatttttatatacacacacgtttTCTTCCCTCACCATTTGGATAGAAATGTggccatttaaaatattcatggcTTAGCATTTATATATCCATCTCTTTCTGGGGCTATTGAAATACTAAAGATAGATGTTATTTTCCTAAGGTAACTGGTTTTGGGGGGAGATGAGTACTTGACGAATTTAATATCCCTGCCTATGCTGATTTTGTTTGAATCTCCCAACACTTCAAAACCACCTTTAATCTGTGTTCCGACAGAGCTATAAATCACCCCACTATAGTTCAGTCTAATCTTCTGGGGCCTCTTTATACCATGGACAAATGTGAGGCTTTGGGTTCATATGGAAGATGggagttcattattttttttttgttcttgaaatTAGAGTTTCTATAGAGGACAATTTCAAATGCTTAATATTAAATCCTGAGAGTAAGACATTTCCTAATTGTGAAGTCCTCTTTGCAAAATGCTCACTTTTGTAGCTCATGGGATTAAGTatcttgagtgtgtgtgtgtgtgtgatgatgaTACTGTTGGTGTGACTATACGGCTGTAATATAGTTCAGCCCACTTTTATTACCCCACACGATGCAGAGTGACACAGGATTGCACTAGATGGCTCTGGAGACTGGTCGTTTCTTTTTTTCAAACCACCATGTCTTAAGACAGTCCTCCCATATCCACTGCCTCTGCCATTGCCGTAGTTCAGGCTCTCATCTTCCCTTAACTGGACTGTCGTTCCTAGAACTCTCTAACTGgaattccccctccccacaaccaGCCTCTTCCCATCCCATTTCATGCCAGGGATATCATAATCAACTCTGATGATGTCACTCCTCTATGCAAAAACATCCTCCAGCTTGAATAAGTTGCTGATAGGATAAATCCTAACTTTTTGACAGAGAAAGTCGGGCATTTCCCTCTCAGACCTCATCTTCTGTGTCCCCTTCAGCCACCCAGCCTAGGCCTCCAGGCTCCAACCAAAGAGAAGTTTCCACTGGGGACTTTTTACCACTGCATCAGTGACCTATGGCTGCGTAACAAATTTCCCCAGTACTCGGCAACTTaaggcaataaatatttattaccttggtttctgtgggtcaggaatcctgGAGTGGCTTAGCCAgttggttctggctcagggtgtCTGGTTAGACTACAGACAAgatgtcagccagggctgcatcatctgaaggcttgaccaAGGCTAGAAGATCTGCTTCCAAGACGGCTCACATGGTGTTGGCAAGAGTCCTTGCAACACGGcatctggcttcccccagagggaGTGACCTGAGAAAGCAGGGGGGAAGCCACAGTGCCTTCAGTGATCTGGCATCCTAAGTCACACACCTGCACTGTGCTCAGCTCATCAGGAGGGTGTAAATGCAGCCACACTCATGGACAGGAGAACGAGGCGCCAccttttaaaggaagaaagatcaaagaatttgtggacttGTTTTAATATCACCATTACTGCTGAGTTGCCGTAGCTTTTCATTCTGTGAGGAATGCTTTCTTCTCCCTCCGTGGCCTCACAGACtcgactgtcaaccactgcgatATTTTTGAGTTTCAACATTGCCTTTTCAAGTTAGATGATCATTTCTGTCATGATCACCATGGACCCAGACTTTGCTAGACTGCATGGGTGCCTTTGTGTGAATTTTGAGACAGTATACTTTCCTCAAAACATTTTATCGTCTGCCctagggaggaaggggggaaacTGTCCTAATAAATGCACAAATCTCTGATGGTTACAATGTGAACTATGGCCCGAAGGTCGGGCACAGAAGCCCAAGGTgtatagtagatgcttaataagtgTTGATATTTTTAAGCTATCACATTTAAGTCCTATACTAGTTACACTATAAATGTTATCACACTGAACCCAAAGTGATAATTACcaacccattttagagatgaagaaccTCAGTTCCATAGAGATTAAGCCCCTTAACTAAGATCCCAGGGGAAGTAAGTGGCAGAAGGGAACCTGAACTCAATTCTGTGGTTGCTGCTCTGCACTCCCTACAGCCCAACTCAAGACAAGCACAGGCGGACTGAGTGTGTTGTACTAAAAACCAAAGCGCCCTTAAATTCATCTGGATAATTTTATCTGCCACCTGTGTATACAAGCATATATCAAACAGTCAGATTTTCAGCAATCTCACTCTTACCCAAATGGTaaccaataaaattttaacaaagactTCAGCCCACTGAGTTCAAAGAGACAAGGCTATAGAATCgcattctttcattcttgaaCGAGCCATTTTGAAGCCCGGTCCTTTCTTTTTTGATCAAGGACTTTGAGAAGGACAAACCGTGGAGGGAAAGGTCTGGCCACGACTCAGCAATCAGGAAACACGTGTTGATGATTCGGTGAATCAGCGTCGCTCTCCTGTCCCAGCCTTGGGGATGTACACAGTGTGTACTGACCAGAAGATGCACTGGGGCAGGAATATATAGGTGAAGGGTGCTCcggaggaatggaagagattctTCACTGAGAAAAGATGACTCACCTCACCacgatttttttaatataaatttatttatttatttatttatttatggctgcgttgggtcttcgttgctgcgcacgggctttctctagttgtggcaaatgggggctactctttgttgcggttcactggcttctcactgtggtggcttctcttgttgtggagcacaggctctaggcacgcgggcttcagtagttgtagctcgcaggctcagtagttttggtgcacgggcttagttgctccaccccatgtgggatcttcctggaccagggctcgaacctgtgtcccttgcattggcaagcgggttcttaaccactgtgctaccagggaagccctcaccgtGATTTGTGAAAAGTCCACCCTCCTCGTCCACTTAGCCCTAGAAGATGACAGAGTTCTGCCGGCTTCCACTCTGCTGTCCATGCGCTGCCACGCCAGGGGCCAGAGGCTCGGCGGCTACGCATCTGGCTCTGGACAAGTCAGGTGCACAGAGGGTTTCTCAGGTGTTCATCTCACGCCCTTGCTTTGGCAGAAACCCAGCAGAAGGAAAGTCCAGAGGGAGAGGGACCTCCACAGCCCTTTGGAACCCCCTTCCTTCAATAACTGAGACTCATCTGCCTAAAGGTTTGCCTCCACTCCCTCATATGTGAAATTCGAGGGAACCAGCTGATGTGTGTGTTCTCTTCGGGGCTTTGTGACGGCACCGAGGGCTGTTTGGGGAGCATCAGGATGAGGTGTGAGGAATGAAAATTCAGAGAAGACTAGGCTGCTCTTGTCCTGGCAAGCAGGACAGCAGGCAAGGCCTGATGGGGGCCAAACACGTCACTGATGGGCATTTCATGCACCAGCTGCCCAAGCAAGTTTTAGTTGGGGAAAGAAATAAAGTCTATAAAAGGATTCTTCTCTGAATGGAAGGAATCTCCTGAAAACTTTCAGGTTGGCAGAAGCTGGCAGAATTCAACGTGGCCAGGTACACACCCTGTACAAAGCTCCAAGGGTGATAATGATACAGTCTTTCACTAGCTGGgcatttcattcatttcacattCATGAAACAGCTCTCAGGATGTCTTCGACGCACTGCTGAGCCCGTTGTCACATCATCTTATGTTACTCTCACAAGAACTTTGGAAATAAATTAGAATCCATTCTGCTGATGAGAGATCAGAGGACTAACCAACTTTCGAAGGCACACATCCAGTAAGTggaaaaagtgaaatgaaaacccAGGTTAATAAAGCACGTCCTAAGACTCATTCCACAATGAGTTTTTAGCATCTAGGGTGGCAGGAGCCATTTTGCAGTAAGTCACCTTGCAGAATATTTCTCAGAAGCTTAAAATACCATTGCATATCCTGGTTTGTGATTTTCCATACAGGGAGTGACTAAAAACTCTTCATCCTATTTGATCACATCAGGACTGAAGCTTCTGGGTTCTTCTGAGAGACGTTAGCGATCCACTGTCTCTCTCCAGCTCAgttcacaaaggaagaaacagatgcagagaaataaGGTGGTGGGTCTCAGCCAGGGCTGAAGAGCAGTTAGGTGGCAGATGGGGGTAGAGCAGAGGAACCTGGTGCCCTGGCACCCCCACTGAGTACCAGGCTCAAGGAGCAGCGGACTGGGTACCACTAACAATTCCATCATGCGACGTGATTACCACAAACTCTGTTGTTCCTACGCTGTGTTCCTCGTCTCAAAAACTatcagatatttaaagaaatttcaaTTAGGAGGCTTTCTGTTAACATACATTAACTATTTATTAATTAATCCTAGCAGatataaaattctattaaaaGATTAAGAAATTTCTCTAGGGACGTTATGGACAATTTTGGAAATAATTaccactattttaatttttattttattttatttttttgcggtacacgggcctctcactgctgtggcccctcccgtttcggagcacaggctccggacgcacaggctcagcggccatggctcacgggcccagctgctccgcggcatgtgggatcttcccggaccggggcacgaacccgcgtcccctgcatcggcaggcggactcaaccactgcgccaccagggaagccctgaggattgttttttgtttttcttttgttttttagttttttgttttctgcagcACAACCTCGCCCATCCTGACTGTTGCCTCAGGGGGAAACCAATACAGACATGGCAGCAAATACATAGAAGACCACCATGGTATTCCAGCAGGGGGCAGAATCAAATGGCCAGGCTTAACACATTATTTCTCAAAGTGTGCCCCCAAAACACATTTGAATTCCTTGAGGTTCTCAGTAAAAAGTAAATTCCTGAGCTCCACACCAGGTCTaggaatctgctttttttttttacaagtaccCTCCAAAAGATTCTTAGGTGCTAAAATTCCAGAGTCTCTACTTTCACAGATAATCAACTTTCAGTGTTACTAACTAGAAAACTGGTGAAATGTTACAGTTGCCAGCTATTTGAAAATACCTTTGTTACATTTTAGAATCATAGTTACAAGCGCTAGCCTTTTGGAGTCTAATTTtcagaagtgaaaaatacattCAAGACTACCTGCCATAAACAGGACTAATTACTACAGTTCAACTCTACTGATCGGGatgggcaggggaaggggaacaAAAATCTAAGTCTGCAGACATGATTTTCAACTTGACTCCCTCATTTGTCCCAAAGGTCAAGGAGTAGCATACATACCTTTTCTTTGCCAAAATACAAAAGCTTACCCCTTGCATGAAAATACATAGTCAACATGGCGCTGCTGGGTAGTGACCATTGAAGGCCTCCTAGCCGACTGTCTCCAAGGCATAGAAACACCTCCCACTTTTCAATGTGTGTGTGCTGACCTCTCAGCCATGGGTTCACCATCCTGTTCTCTGACAGTTCTGCTTACTggggtagagaaaaaaaaaaaggcaagccacGCATGAGTACAACTGCTCCCTCCACTGAGTCAAACTGCGGCGGCTCGTAATTGAGAACATCTGGAATTTCAACTGGGGAAGGAAAAGTCCCACAGTGCCTGGCTTCACAGGTTTCGCCTTCATAAGTGTAAGTAAGTTTGAAGCTTTCGAGGATTTCTAGACCTCCTTaatcttttccagttttttttctcttttataatagATGAAGAAGAGCAGCCAGGTGAGGTCTTTACGTGCATCACGAGCTCACCTTCTGGCAGACAGGCTTCCAAATGCTTCGGTCACATCCCTTTCCTCTATTGAGTTCTAGACCGTTTTAAGGACTTGAACTACTGAGCATTTTATTTTGGTGGAAAAAGGTGAAACATTCATTTAGTAACTTCATGGGCGTGTGGTTATTTCACTAAAGGCTCTTCCTATTTTCTCCCAATGAACGGACAGCTGCACACGGTTTAGGAATGTGGGGCTCACGTCTGTGGCGGCAGGAGAATCACTCCACTTGGTCTGGGCACAGGCTTGATGTGTTCTGTCCACCTTTCGAATTTCCCAGAGCATCTCAGTGTACAAGCATCTGATAATAAAACCAACCTTCTCCCCTAAAGGCGCCTTGCTCTGAGTTTATGGATTTGCGTCCATCTGCTAAGAATTCTTTGCTTGAAAGAATTTGAGATTTGGACGGCATTTCAGGTTCCCGAGGGTTTGTTTTCACCCCCAGATTTACCACCTGATGCCGTTTAAATACAGTTTAATAGTTGAAATGGATTTTTGTACTTTCTGCACTTAAATGATTATGTGTTCATGTGCATGCACACGCTGGATTTCTTAATTCCAGACAAGTGTGTGGAGGGTCACATTACATCccagttatttctttaaatgagaATCCTAGTGATTTGGGGAGGTCTGTTCAGAGGGATTTGAAATTCTATGCAGCCCAGCAGATAGTAAGGCTGATTTCAAGctgaaaaggaaatattaagcATCTTCTCTTCTTTAGCACTGATTCGCTCTTAACCCTTTTTCCTGGTGATTGAGCTTTTTCACACATTCAGTtttaggggaaaagaaaacaatggagaGCAAACGTCTTGCTTAGTGAGaagacaaacctacagctaatgcGGTGGGTGCAGTTCTGCtggattttcctctttctgtcccTGCACACGCGCCCGCCAGTAGGTTGCCTCCCCATGGGCAGGCGCTATTTTCCCCACTGCTGGGTCACCGCTGTCTGCTTAACTGTCTGGTGCGTATTGGGCGTAGGTGCTTGATCCTTGTTGGAGGAATGTGTGGTAGGGAGGAGCCAGGATCACTTTAGGAGTGTAATCTGAGAGGAGAGACCAGAAAGGATCAGCAGGTGGCTCCGCCGGCTGTGCCCTGTCCCCTCACTGGGCTCCCAAACACACGCGCCATTTGTCTTTCCCTATGGCCGCCTCCATCTCATTCCCCTGCCGTGAGTCGCTGGTCTGCTCTAGGCTCAAGGCCTGGCGCTACAGCAGTGAGCCCACCAGAAAGAATGCCCACCCACAAAGAGGTCTGGTCCCCTTGGAaagtaagttaaataagtcagctACATAGAATGTTAGACAATGGCCCATGCTTAGGAGAAAGGAATAAAACAGGGATGAGTGATAGGAAGTGGCCTTACTCAGGGTGACAGTTGAGCAAAgactgaaggaagtgagggaggaaaCTTGCAGAGATCTGGGGAAAGCAATCCAGGCTGCAGACGCAGCAAATACATGGTGGGAAGCTGGCCCACAGGGCTGAATGGGAGTGAAGGGGGATCAGGTAGGGCCCATTAGCTGTTTAGTGGTAAGtgtctaagaaagaaaaacgttCTAGAAATCAAATGCCACTTAGGAAAAGTCCAGGTTAAGCAAACTTAAGCTGGTTCTCTGGGATCTTTATTGAGCCATTAATCTCCAAAAGGCAGTTTTAGTGCAAACTGTTTCCTAAGTGAATGTGAGACCAGAACCACTTTTGGGGAAACTCAGTTCTGTAGAGATCACAGAAGCAAGCTGAGGGACAGGAGGGTGGCTGGGTGGCTGTGCTGGCTGACTTGAGGGCCCCCAGCTGTGTCCCCAGCGTTCCCTAACCAGCCTGAGACATTCAACCAtcagagaaagagggggaggCCTAGAGGGAGCTGCTGTGTCAGGCGCAAAGAGcttcataaaaatattacattttccttACACAGGAATAGAACTAAGTCCCACTATTCCTTACTACCAATTGGTACTGTTGGTCAGtcctatattttttaataaatgtatttatttatctttttatttttggctgcgttgggtcttcattgctgcacacaggcttcattagttgtggcatgtgggcttcagtagttgtggtgcgtgggctcagtagttgtggctcgcgggctctagagcgcaggctcagtagttgtggtgcatgggcttagttgctccgtggcatgtgggatcttcctggaccaggtctcgaatctgtgtcccctgcattggcaggcggatccttaaccactgcaccaccagggaagtccctggccagtcctatttttattttctttgttaatagCATTTGTGtaacagaaaagtaaataatacagaataatataatttcagggcttccctggtggcgcaatggttgggagtctgcctgccgatgcaggggacacgggttcgtgccctggtccgggaggatcccacatgccgcggagcggctgggcccgtgagccacggccactgagcctgtgtgtccggagcctgtgctccgcaacgggagaggccgcagcagtgagaggcccgcatacc
This sequence is a window from Orcinus orca chromosome 17, mOrcOrc1.1, whole genome shotgun sequence. Protein-coding genes within it:
- the FAM110B gene encoding protein FAM110B, encoding MPTESLQTGSMVKPVSPAGTFTSAVPLRILNKGPDYFRRQAEPNPKRLSAVERLEADKAKYVKSQEVINAKQEPVKPAVLAKPPVCPGAKRALGSPTLKGFGGGAKSEGGAPRETLKLEILKNILNSSEGSSAGSGHKHGARNWPAPRADAAELHRHSFAESLRVRPTPGRGSPQEGGSHVGRRPLEPAPDSFLHVSHSSSDIRKVTGAKPLKAIPCSSSAPPLPPKPKVAAPAAVRSPEAEAAEPACGVGRRPSLQRSKSDLSDRYFRVDADVERFFNYCGLDPEELETLGMENFARANSDIISLNFRSASMISSDCEQSQDSNSDLRNDDSANDRVPYGISAIERNARIIKWLYSIKQARESQKVSHV